Below is a window of Streptomyces spongiicola DNA.
GCGCGGTCAGGCCGTGGGCGTCGCAGTAGTCGGCCTCCATCTCGAAGTACCGCCGCTCCACGCCGGTCACCCGGGCGCTGCCGACGACGGCCACCCGCGGTGCCACCGCCAGCTCGGCGCCGAGCGACCGGAACATCTCGGCGCGCACGGCGAACGGGCCGGGCGAGCGGAAGGGGGTGCGGCCGTGCTCGTCGGCGTGGAGTCTGCGCCACACCGCCAGGCGGCAATGCGTCTCCACCACGCCGCCGAGCGCGCCGCTGACGTTGAACTCCAGGAACCGCGGCCCGTCCGGGCCGATGACCAGATCCGGGCGGACCACGCAGTCGGCGTACCGCTCCTCGACGAACGGGTCGCGCACCCACAGCCGGTTCTCGGTGGCGGGCATGCCGTAGGCCGCCAGCCGGGCGGAGGTGGTGGCTCCGGTCTCCAGTGCGGTGCGGCGCAGCAGTTCGACCAGGGCGGCACCTGCCCGGAACACCTCGGCGTAGGAAGCACGCGGGACGGCCATCGGCGCCGCGGGGAGGAGCGGCTGGTACGGCCAGCCGGTGTCCCGGAGTTCGTGCCGCAGCAGCTGCCGGATCGTTTCCGCGGGTGCGGCGGGGCGCAACCGGTGGCGGCCGAACCACGGGTGCCCGTGGGCCGTTCCGAGGTCCTCATACACGTCCATCGATCGCTCCCTCCCCTGGTGGCGGGACGGCGGGCGGTTCGCCCGCTCCCTGCCCGGCGCCGCGGTGCAACTCGAACAGCGCCAGCGCGGCCGCGGTGTCCTCGACGGCCATGCCGACCGTGCGCAGCACCGAGGTGCGGCCCTCGGCGCCGTCCTCGGCGCCGTCCTCGCCGCTCACCAGCCGGCCCAGTTCGTGCAGGTCCCCGGTCCCGATCAGGCCGCCGGCCAGGGCGGCCCGGACCTCTCCCGCGCCGTCCAGCGCCGCGGCCCGGTCCTCGACGACGGTCATGGCGCCGGCCAGCAGGGCCGGGTCGAGTTCCACGGCGTCCGGGTGGGTGCCGCCGATCACGTTCACATGCGCCCCGGGGGCCACCCAGTCCGCCTCCACCACGGGTGTGCCGTCGGACGTCGAGGTGGCGGTGCAGACGAGCGGCGCGTCGGCGACGGCGTCCCTCGCGCTGCCGCAGACCACGGCGCGGATCGGGCGGGGTGCGGTGTCGCGGATCCAGTCGGCGAGCCTGTCGGCCCCGGCGCGGGTGCGCGAGTGGATCCGGACGGTGCGGATCGGGCGTA
It encodes the following:
- a CDS encoding ornithine cyclodeaminase family protein, with the protein product MTAPVMVGAADMSGARRMTRVIDVLGEMFADLAAGRTRSPARTVVDHGDRRVLLVSPAVWERRGVGSVKVTTLTPDNPARGLPLIHGIVALTDLETGRITALLDGAELTAVRTGAVTALATRRCTPGDTDSMAVIGAGVQARALIRATAAVRPIRTVRIHSRTRAGADRLADWIRDTAPRPIRAVVCGSARDAVADAPLVCTATSTSDGTPVVEADWVAPGAHVNVIGGTHPDAVELDPALLAGAMTVVEDRAAALDGAGEVRAALAGGLIGTGDLHELGRLVSGEDGAEDGAEGRTSVLRTVGMAVEDTAAALALFELHRGAGQGAGEPPAVPPPGEGAIDGRV